The following coding sequences are from one Phenylobacterium glaciei window:
- a CDS encoding AMP-binding protein, translating to MNLYDRLITASDRPCFLLEDGGQITYAQLAEGAGRLAALLISKGVVPGDRVAVQTEKTPQAVMLYLATLKAGAVFLPLNTAYTASEVEYFLTDAEPRVFVQDAVALAAEAAAHAPLATPVPRADDDLASIIYTSGTTGRSKGAMLTHGALYANATALHEAWGFTPADVLLHALPIFHVHGLFVALHCAFLSGAPMVWLARYEDALVLAGLARSTVMMGVPTFYTRLLSNPGFTRTAAAHMRLFICGSAPLLESTFAEFEQRTGQRILERYGMSEAVIITTNPLDGERIAGSVGYPLPGVDLRIGGPEPTGVIEIKGPSVFSGYWRMPDKTAEDFTADGYFMTGDVGRQDADGRVWISGRAKDLIICGGYNVYPKEIELILDELEGVTESAVIGLPHPDFGEAVAAVVIGSGDEAAMIATARQKLAAFKAPKRIFFVDELPRNAMGKVQKNLLRQQYAGTFSA from the coding sequence ATGAACCTCTACGACCGCCTCATCACCGCCTCCGACCGCCCCTGCTTCCTGCTGGAGGACGGCGGCCAGATCACCTACGCGCAGCTGGCCGAGGGCGCGGGCCGCCTGGCCGCTCTGCTCATCTCCAAGGGCGTCGTCCCCGGCGACCGCGTGGCGGTGCAGACCGAGAAGACGCCGCAGGCGGTGATGCTCTACCTCGCCACGCTCAAGGCCGGCGCCGTCTTCCTGCCGCTCAACACCGCCTACACCGCCAGCGAGGTGGAGTACTTCCTCACCGACGCCGAGCCGCGGGTCTTCGTCCAGGACGCGGTGGCCCTTGCCGCCGAGGCCGCCGCCCACGCGCCGCTCGCCACCCCGGTCCCCCGAGCCGACGACGACCTGGCCTCCATCATCTACACCAGCGGCACCACCGGCCGCTCCAAGGGCGCCATGCTGACCCACGGGGCGCTCTATGCCAACGCCACCGCCCTGCACGAGGCCTGGGGCTTCACCCCCGCCGACGTCCTGCTGCACGCCCTGCCGATCTTCCACGTGCATGGCCTGTTCGTGGCCCTGCACTGCGCCTTCCTGTCGGGCGCGCCCATGGTCTGGCTGGCCAGGTACGAGGACGCCCTGGTGCTGGCGGGCCTGGCGCGGTCCACGGTGATGATGGGGGTGCCCACCTTCTACACCCGCCTGCTCTCCAACCCCGGCTTCACGAGAACCGCCGCCGCCCACATGCGCCTGTTCATCTGCGGCTCCGCGCCGCTGCTGGAGTCGACCTTCGCGGAGTTCGAACAACGCACCGGTCAGCGCATCCTGGAGCGCTACGGCATGAGCGAGGCGGTGATTATCACCACCAATCCGCTCGACGGCGAGCGCATCGCCGGCAGCGTCGGCTATCCCCTGCCGGGCGTGGACCTCCGCATTGGCGGGCCAGAGCCCACGGGCGTCATCGAGATCAAAGGCCCCAGCGTCTTCTCCGGCTACTGGCGCATGCCCGACAAGACCGCCGAGGACTTCACCGCCGACGGCTACTTCATGACCGGCGACGTCGGCCGCCAGGATGCGGACGGCCGCGTCTGGATCTCCGGCCGGGCCAAGGACCTGATCATCTGCGGCGGCTACAACGTCTATCCCAAGGAGATCGAGCTGATCCTCGACGAACTGGAGGGCGTCACCGAGAGCGCCGTCATCGGCCTGCCGCACCCCGACTTCGGTGAGGCGGTCGCCGCCGTGGTGATCGGCTCGGGCGACGAGGCGGCCATGATCGCCACGGCGCGGCAGAAGCTGGCGGCCTTCAAGGCGCCCAAGCGCATCTTCTTCGTCGACGAGCTGCCCCGCAACGCCATGGGCAAGGTGCAGAAGAACCTGCTGCGCCAGCAATATGCGGGGACGTTCTCCGCTTAA
- a CDS encoding cytidylyltransferase domain-containing protein, whose translation MILGIIQARMSSSRLPGKVLADVAGMPMLGRQVERLRRSRRMDELVLATSDQASDDAVADYAARLDLTVVRGDLDDVLGRFGRALEAFPEAATVVRMTADCPLTDWRVLDAVIDARAAAKADYASNTPQVRTYPHGLDIEVMTAAALRTALFEATDPYDREHVTPFLYRNPRRFRIESISQAPSLAHLRWTVDHPEDLDFVRHVYGALYAANPDFAMAEIAALAWNSSKAV comes from the coding sequence ATGATCCTAGGCATAATCCAGGCGCGGATGTCGTCGAGCCGGCTGCCGGGCAAGGTGCTGGCCGACGTGGCCGGCATGCCGATGCTGGGCCGCCAGGTGGAGCGGCTGCGGCGCTCGCGGCGGATGGACGAGCTCGTCCTGGCCACCAGCGACCAGGCCAGCGACGACGCGGTGGCCGACTATGCCGCGCGGCTGGACCTCACCGTGGTGCGTGGCGATCTCGACGACGTGCTGGGCCGGTTCGGGCGGGCTCTGGAGGCCTTCCCGGAGGCGGCCACCGTGGTGCGGATGACGGCGGATTGTCCGCTCACGGACTGGCGGGTGCTGGACGCGGTGATTGACGCCCGCGCGGCCGCCAAGGCCGACTATGCCAGCAACACGCCGCAGGTCCGCACCTATCCCCACGGCCTGGACATTGAGGTGATGACGGCGGCGGCGTTGCGCACCGCGCTCTTCGAGGCCACCGACCCCTACGACCGCGAACACGTGACGCCGTTCCTCTACCGCAATCCCCGGCGCTTCCGGATCGAGTCGATCTCCCAGGCCCCGTCGCTGGCCCACCTGCGCTGGACCGTGGACCATCCAGAGGACCTGGACTTCGTGCGCCACGTCTACGGCGCGCTCTATGCGGCGAACCCCGACTTCGCCATGGCGGAGATCGCGGCATTGGCGTGGAACAGTTCGAAAGCGGTCTGA